From one Alicyclobacillus acidocaldarius subsp. acidocaldarius Tc-4-1 genomic stretch:
- a CDS encoding stage V sporulation protein D, producing MRVTPGLMRRRLVMLLFGLFAAIGALIGRLAYVQGWQATWLSNLAKQSWDRTVPLSGIRGSILASNGQPLTYTASAPTIVAVPSQIKDKAGTAAKLAPILHMSVDSVLRQISQRELMVYIRPGGRQMSEEQANAVRKLELPGIYLTEDGKRAYPYGSLAAQVLGITGYDNVGLTGLEKQYNGVLSGKKGGITFYAKANGELIPGEGQSVVEPTDGDDIKTTLNLQIQQFVEREIEQAVAEYHPDSVTAIVENPKTGAILAMANYPTFNPADWRSADPSTYNRNLAIWQTFEPGSTFKIVTLAAALQEDKVNLNDRFYDPGYYEVAGHRIRCWKAGGHGSESFLNVVENSCNPGFIALGERLGKEALFSYIRAFGFGQKTGIDLPGEGNGILFKLNQVGPLELATTAFGQGVSVTPIQQVMAVGAVANGGKLMKPYLVSEIIDPDTGRVLSVTKPTVVRQVISPQVAAEVRAALESVVANGSGTRAYRDGYRIAGKTGTAQVAKNGRYEPGHYIVSFIGMAPANDPALVAYVAIDNPHPEHGIVFGGVIVAPIVGNILDDGLRELGVPPQTQGLKKKYRYPEVPPVTVPNFVGLTMKEAQNLALQNSANLRVQVLGQGDVIIAQAPAGGAQVEPGSTIRLYRGQRAPSGNQVATFALGG from the coding sequence GTGCGCGTGACTCCGGGACTGATGAGGCGGCGGCTGGTGATGCTTCTCTTTGGGCTCTTTGCGGCCATCGGCGCGCTCATAGGCCGGCTCGCCTACGTGCAGGGCTGGCAGGCGACGTGGCTCTCGAACCTGGCCAAGCAGTCGTGGGATCGCACTGTGCCGCTGTCCGGCATCCGCGGGAGCATCTTGGCGAGCAACGGGCAGCCGCTGACGTACACGGCGAGTGCGCCCACCATCGTGGCCGTGCCAAGCCAGATCAAGGACAAAGCGGGCACGGCCGCCAAGCTGGCACCTATCCTTCATATGAGCGTGGACAGCGTGCTGCGGCAGATTTCCCAGCGGGAGCTCATGGTCTATATCCGCCCTGGAGGGCGCCAGATGTCGGAGGAGCAGGCGAACGCCGTCCGCAAATTGGAGTTGCCTGGCATCTACCTGACGGAGGACGGCAAGCGAGCCTATCCGTACGGATCGCTCGCGGCGCAGGTGCTCGGCATCACGGGCTATGACAACGTCGGACTCACAGGGCTCGAAAAGCAGTACAACGGTGTCCTGAGCGGCAAAAAGGGAGGCATCACGTTTTACGCGAAGGCGAACGGTGAACTGATTCCGGGCGAGGGTCAGTCGGTGGTCGAGCCGACGGACGGCGACGACATCAAGACCACCCTGAACCTCCAGATTCAGCAGTTCGTTGAGCGAGAGATCGAGCAGGCGGTGGCGGAGTATCATCCGGATTCTGTCACCGCGATAGTCGAGAACCCAAAGACGGGCGCCATCCTCGCCATGGCGAACTATCCCACGTTCAATCCCGCGGACTGGCGTTCAGCCGATCCGTCGACCTACAACCGCAACCTGGCCATCTGGCAGACCTTCGAGCCGGGATCCACCTTCAAGATTGTGACGCTGGCCGCGGCGCTACAGGAAGACAAGGTGAACTTGAACGATCGATTCTACGATCCCGGCTACTACGAAGTCGCCGGGCACCGCATTCGCTGCTGGAAGGCGGGCGGTCATGGCTCCGAGTCGTTTTTAAACGTGGTGGAAAACTCGTGCAACCCTGGGTTCATCGCCCTCGGCGAGCGTTTGGGCAAGGAAGCACTGTTCTCGTACATCCGCGCATTTGGATTTGGGCAAAAGACCGGGATCGATCTTCCCGGAGAAGGAAACGGGATCCTGTTCAAGTTGAATCAAGTTGGCCCGCTGGAGTTGGCCACCACCGCCTTCGGCCAGGGCGTGTCGGTCACGCCCATTCAGCAGGTGATGGCTGTGGGCGCCGTGGCGAACGGCGGCAAGCTGATGAAGCCTTATCTCGTGTCCGAAATCATCGACCCGGATACGGGCCGCGTGCTCTCCGTGACGAAGCCGACCGTGGTGCGCCAGGTCATTTCCCCCCAGGTGGCCGCGGAGGTGCGCGCTGCCCTGGAGAGCGTGGTGGCGAACGGGAGCGGTACCCGGGCGTACCGCGACGGTTACCGGATCGCCGGGAAGACCGGTACGGCACAGGTGGCGAAGAACGGGCGGTACGAGCCGGGGCACTACATTGTTTCCTTCATAGGCATGGCGCCAGCCAACGATCCGGCCCTGGTCGCTTACGTCGCCATTGACAACCCGCATCCGGAGCACGGGATCGTGTTTGGCGGCGTCATTGTCGCGCCGATTGTCGGAAACATTTTGGACGATGGGCTGCGCGAGCTCGGCGTGCCCCCGCAGACACAGGGACTCAAGAAGAAGTACCGGTACCCCGAGGTGCCGCCGGTGACGGTCCCGAACTTTGTGGGGCTCACCATGAAGGAGGCCCAGAACCTGGCGTTGCAGAATTCCGCGAACCTGAGGGTGCAGGTGCTTGGGCAGGGGGACGTGATCATCGCGCAGGCGCCGGCAGGGGGCGCGCAGGTGGAACCGGGATCGACCATCCGCCTCTACCGCGGTCAGAGGGCGCCATCCGGGAACCAGGTGGCGACCTTCGCGCTCGGAGGTTGA
- the bshC gene encoding bacillithiol biosynthesis cysteine-adding enzyme BshC — protein MKCTVYEAPTGNPLADAHLFSFDRVHHLYDDQDPRDLATYRARAEDVLRTYADDTRASLVKALRSFHHQIGASAAQNRALDRLAQAEAVAVVTGQQAGLFTGPIYSLAKALTAIGVARELERRLERPVVPVFWIASEDHDAEEVNHAHVVDRLGEVARIQLPHRFEPHQMMYCEALTARDVRSALNQADARLAEASHKLEALHAVWSAWHDGDSLAMWFARIMAKLLAEYGLVFFDPCLPPIRRLAWPVFRRTLESVDEVQRRLDEVYAEVERAGFVPEVVRDPRHSTVFAVIDGKRFVLETGGPGFVARGHGERGALSAWLERGNLDPTGFSANVLLRPVVQDVVLPTLAYVGGPSEIAYYPLSRGVFRAHGRRLPPLILRQRMRLVPPSVARLIRKHGLSLDELREPCDLVGNRMRADVSEPLRREIDGWIEGVRAKLGTLQASYAELGPDVRAIFERHARMEERAWRDLERRMVRAWKRRHQDEIRQMRQIERCLFPDGYPQERRLCPLNFWSEVGTQAFGELPTWSSISQMGPVLDVVIDN, from the coding sequence TTGAAGTGTACGGTATACGAGGCGCCGACCGGAAATCCACTAGCCGACGCCCATTTGTTCTCCTTTGATCGCGTCCATCATCTCTACGACGACCAAGATCCCCGCGATCTCGCGACCTATCGCGCGCGCGCCGAGGATGTCCTGCGGACCTACGCGGATGACACGCGCGCGTCACTGGTCAAGGCGTTGCGCTCGTTTCACCATCAGATTGGGGCATCCGCGGCCCAGAACCGAGCGCTGGATCGCCTGGCACAGGCCGAGGCGGTGGCCGTGGTCACGGGGCAGCAAGCGGGCTTGTTTACCGGCCCCATTTACAGCCTCGCCAAAGCGCTGACTGCCATCGGCGTCGCACGCGAGCTCGAACGCCGCCTCGAGCGCCCCGTGGTGCCGGTGTTCTGGATTGCCTCGGAGGACCACGACGCCGAGGAGGTCAACCACGCCCATGTGGTGGATCGGCTGGGCGAAGTGGCGCGCATTCAGCTTCCGCACCGATTCGAGCCGCACCAAATGATGTACTGCGAGGCGCTGACGGCTCGCGATGTGCGAAGCGCGCTGAACCAGGCCGACGCACGGCTCGCGGAAGCGAGTCACAAGCTCGAGGCGCTTCACGCCGTCTGGTCCGCGTGGCACGACGGGGATTCCCTCGCGATGTGGTTTGCGAGGATCATGGCGAAGCTTCTTGCCGAATACGGCCTCGTGTTCTTCGATCCGTGTCTGCCCCCCATCCGCCGCCTCGCCTGGCCCGTGTTCCGCCGCACGCTGGAGAGCGTGGACGAGGTGCAGCGGCGGCTCGACGAGGTGTACGCGGAAGTCGAACGGGCAGGTTTCGTTCCCGAGGTCGTTCGAGACCCGCGGCATTCGACCGTGTTCGCCGTGATCGACGGCAAGCGGTTCGTGCTGGAAACCGGCGGCCCGGGATTCGTCGCGCGCGGCCACGGCGAACGCGGCGCGCTGTCGGCATGGCTTGAGCGAGGAAATCTCGATCCCACCGGGTTCTCTGCCAACGTCCTCCTGAGGCCCGTGGTGCAGGATGTGGTGCTGCCGACTTTGGCTTACGTCGGGGGTCCGAGCGAGATCGCGTACTATCCGCTTTCGCGGGGCGTCTTCCGCGCGCACGGGCGGCGCCTGCCGCCGCTCATCCTGCGACAGCGCATGCGCCTCGTGCCCCCGAGCGTGGCCCGGCTGATCCGCAAGCATGGGCTGTCGCTCGACGAACTGCGCGAACCCTGCGATCTCGTCGGAAACCGGATGCGCGCCGACGTCTCGGAGCCGCTTCGGCGCGAGATCGATGGCTGGATAGAAGGCGTGCGCGCGAAGCTCGGTACCCTTCAGGCTTCGTATGCCGAACTGGGCCCGGACGTGCGCGCCATCTTCGAACGGCACGCGCGGATGGAGGAGCGCGCGTGGCGGGATCTGGAGCGGCGCATGGTGCGCGCGTGGAAGCGGCGGCACCAGGACGAGATCCGGCAGATGCGCCAGATTGAGCGATGTCTGTTCCCAGACGGATATCCACAGGAGCGGCGTCTTTGCCCGCTCAACTTCTGGAGCGAGGTCGGGACGCAAGCTTTCGGCGAGTTGCCGACCTGGAGCTCCATCTCCCAGATGGGCCCTGTGCTCGACGTCGTCATCGACAACTGA
- a CDS encoding Ger(x)C family spore germination protein — MRFTFRWPRAASRWLTLGVALFAPLATTGCYDRQELEQQAFVSVLGIDKAPGGLIDCTFRIAQPVNPTGASSRSGAQPLAGKEPITVRARSIPEAMMIANGSVERSITFSHLSLIVFGEDLAKEGVEPYIEALTRYREFRRTVPVSVSKGKASESMKAFQPMLDSAITRIADGVALVSQRTGTAPVCPIQYLIDGMENPHEDAMAPIFAVNQNVEKGEMPDTPGLSYRAGEVRREGGNPVDWMGAAIFREDRMVDEVTGKDCLYLRLLQGGVHHATLTLQDPEDPSRDIGLELHKERPAEYQVKLSNPMIITAHVPVDADVINISSTRNYADPAARQKLESELDQQVSERMERLLKRLLVDDQADVIPVSKAIRSQFMTYQQFAAFPWEERLKTAKIQVDVQIHVRRFGVQLEPIQKRPEPSSSSLRRP; from the coding sequence ATGCGGTTTACGTTCCGGTGGCCACGCGCCGCGTCCCGGTGGCTCACGCTCGGCGTGGCACTCTTTGCGCCGTTGGCCACGACGGGCTGTTATGATCGCCAGGAATTAGAGCAACAGGCGTTCGTGAGCGTGCTTGGCATCGACAAAGCCCCCGGTGGCCTCATCGACTGCACGTTTCGGATTGCGCAGCCGGTCAATCCGACTGGGGCAAGTTCGCGTTCGGGTGCTCAGCCGCTGGCGGGCAAGGAGCCCATCACGGTGCGCGCGCGGAGTATCCCCGAAGCGATGATGATTGCCAACGGGTCCGTGGAGCGTTCCATCACGTTCTCGCACCTGTCGCTCATCGTGTTCGGGGAAGACCTGGCGAAAGAGGGCGTGGAGCCTTACATCGAGGCGCTGACGCGCTATCGAGAGTTCCGGCGGACCGTACCGGTGTCCGTGTCCAAGGGCAAGGCCAGCGAGTCGATGAAAGCCTTCCAACCCATGCTCGATTCAGCCATCACCCGCATTGCAGACGGCGTAGCCCTGGTCTCTCAGCGGACTGGGACTGCACCGGTGTGCCCTATCCAATATCTGATTGACGGCATGGAGAATCCGCACGAGGACGCCATGGCGCCGATATTCGCCGTCAATCAGAACGTCGAAAAGGGCGAAATGCCTGATACGCCCGGGTTGTCGTATCGCGCCGGCGAGGTGCGCCGAGAAGGTGGCAATCCCGTCGACTGGATGGGCGCGGCGATCTTCCGCGAGGACCGCATGGTGGACGAGGTGACGGGAAAGGACTGCCTCTACCTGCGCCTTCTGCAGGGCGGGGTGCACCACGCGACGCTGACGCTGCAAGATCCCGAGGACCCGTCGCGCGACATCGGTTTGGAACTGCACAAGGAGCGGCCGGCAGAATACCAGGTGAAGCTCTCCAATCCGATGATCATCACCGCGCATGTGCCGGTGGACGCGGACGTGATCAACATCTCGTCGACGCGCAATTACGCCGATCCGGCCGCACGGCAGAAGCTCGAGTCCGAGCTCGACCAGCAGGTGTCGGAGCGCATGGAAAGGCTGTTGAAGCGGCTCCTCGTCGATGACCAGGCGGATGTCATACCCGTCTCGAAGGCCATCCGCAGTCAGTTCATGACCTATCAACAATTCGCGGCATTTCCTTGGGAGGAAAGGCTCAAAACCGCCAAGATTCAGGTTGACGTTCAGATACATGTGCGCCGCTTTGGCGTACAGCTTGAGCCTATTCAAAAACGGCCTGAGCCTAGCTCATCCAGCCTCCGTCGACCCTGA
- a CDS encoding RsfA family transcriptional regulator gives MRQDAWTTEDDEILAEIVLKHIKQGSTQLAGFNEAARRLGRTAAACGFRWNACVRKQQRYRIELAKEERKKNKSQRVQAQLEGGDADHPTATLMTWAQVLRFLRQEKNTAQEWASRWRSAERQLNEWKAKYEALEVDYKRVSEELRELKSTHDAITRDYKALMEIMERARKAALLDDDLIGPKFAEGFMYRIDEYGNLERITTGERMEQAE, from the coding sequence ATGCGCCAAGACGCGTGGACGACTGAGGACGACGAGATTCTAGCGGAGATCGTCCTGAAACACATCAAGCAAGGTAGCACACAGCTGGCGGGGTTCAACGAAGCGGCGAGGCGGCTCGGGAGAACGGCGGCCGCGTGCGGGTTCCGCTGGAACGCCTGTGTGCGCAAGCAACAGCGTTACCGCATTGAACTCGCCAAGGAGGAGCGCAAGAAAAACAAGTCGCAGCGCGTGCAGGCGCAACTGGAGGGTGGCGATGCCGATCACCCGACAGCGACGCTCATGACATGGGCGCAGGTGCTTCGGTTCTTGCGCCAGGAGAAGAACACCGCGCAGGAGTGGGCATCGCGATGGCGCAGCGCGGAACGGCAACTGAATGAGTGGAAGGCGAAATACGAGGCGCTCGAGGTGGACTACAAGCGGGTCTCTGAGGAATTGCGTGAACTGAAGTCCACGCACGATGCCATCACCCGCGATTACAAGGCGCTCATGGAAATCATGGAGCGGGCGCGCAAAGCGGCTCTCCTGGACGATGATCTCATTGGTCCGAAGTTCGCCGAAGGGTTTATGTACCGAATTGATGAATACGGCAACCTGGAGCGGATTACGACCGGTGAGCGCATGGAGCAGGCTGAGTAG
- a CDS encoding penicillin-binding protein, with the protein MNRGSRRTGRQSSWKRPKRRLWALQLAMVATLGAVVWRIYDVQRVYGGTLKHDADKVIDVTEPLLAPRGAILDAEGNRLAYDVPAYYVDIELQPIRPYADQAARILAPILGTNASQLAALLSKQAAWIQLPTPVEAIVKSKLEAAFAAHAWAPDDRRTAWSNCVTFTPTELRVYPYGDFASNAIGYVVKGVGESGVELEMNAYLAGHNGLISYEQDPTGVPIPGSVKIVKAPRAGDNVQLTIDDTIQGYVEDQMDALVQKYHPQHAAIVVSNPQTGAILAMSSWPNFNPNQYWKASLEALSSNWAVSSTFEPGSTFKPFVLAAALATHSINLYDTFQSGQITIDGRTIHDWNYVGFGVLTYQQALEESSNVGFARIAMALGWPNLNKYLQLFGFTQPTGIDLPNEANSILFPPSEQGELELATAGFGQGIAVTPMQQIMAMDAIANGGRLMRPYIISKVISPSGKVIRENRPTVIRQGFLPESVIEAVRDTMVLDVSDPKHGIDTGAAIPGYEVAGKTGTAQIVNPATGAYYQNKFETSFIGFVPAQDPKVVVYVTVYDPQVAPDEAWGSTVAIPIARAIMQECLNYYHIPPTGAVKSLQSEPGQGQVSYVETPNLVGMSQTEAEAALAQDGLQGMFAGSSGVIERQWPAPGVEVPRGSKLYALLANHESATLTMPDLTGLTLREAANLLAAMGLDVSTSGSGYVVSQSVPPGARVKAGDTVEIRLSPKG; encoded by the coding sequence ATGAACCGAGGAAGCAGGCGAACGGGCAGGCAAAGCAGCTGGAAACGCCCGAAACGGCGGCTCTGGGCGCTCCAGTTGGCGATGGTGGCGACGCTCGGCGCCGTGGTCTGGCGCATTTACGACGTGCAGCGGGTGTATGGCGGAACCTTGAAGCACGATGCGGACAAGGTCATCGACGTGACGGAACCTCTTCTGGCGCCTCGTGGAGCCATCTTAGATGCAGAGGGCAATCGCCTCGCCTACGATGTCCCGGCCTATTACGTCGACATCGAACTCCAGCCCATTCGCCCGTACGCAGACCAAGCCGCGCGGATTCTCGCGCCCATCTTGGGGACCAACGCGTCCCAACTCGCCGCGCTCTTGTCGAAGCAAGCCGCCTGGATTCAGTTGCCGACGCCTGTGGAGGCCATCGTGAAGTCGAAGCTCGAGGCGGCGTTTGCCGCGCATGCCTGGGCACCAGATGACCGGCGCACAGCCTGGTCGAACTGCGTGACGTTCACTCCAACGGAACTGCGCGTGTATCCGTACGGCGATTTCGCGTCGAACGCCATCGGATATGTGGTCAAGGGCGTGGGCGAAAGCGGCGTGGAACTCGAGATGAATGCTTACTTGGCCGGCCATAACGGCCTCATTTCGTACGAGCAGGATCCGACCGGCGTGCCCATCCCGGGCAGCGTGAAAATCGTCAAAGCCCCTAGGGCCGGTGACAACGTTCAGTTGACCATCGACGACACCATCCAGGGCTACGTCGAAGACCAGATGGACGCGCTCGTGCAGAAATATCATCCGCAGCATGCCGCCATCGTGGTGTCCAATCCGCAGACCGGCGCCATTCTCGCCATGTCCAGCTGGCCCAACTTCAATCCCAACCAATACTGGAAGGCGAGTCTCGAGGCGCTTTCTTCCAATTGGGCGGTATCCAGCACATTCGAGCCCGGATCCACGTTCAAGCCGTTTGTGCTTGCGGCTGCGCTGGCAACACACTCCATCAACCTCTACGACACGTTTCAGTCGGGGCAAATCACCATCGACGGCCGCACGATTCATGACTGGAATTACGTGGGATTCGGCGTGCTGACCTACCAGCAGGCGCTCGAAGAATCGTCGAACGTGGGCTTTGCGCGGATTGCGATGGCCCTGGGATGGCCGAACCTGAACAAATACCTACAGCTATTTGGCTTCACGCAGCCTACCGGAATCGACCTTCCCAACGAGGCAAACTCTATCCTGTTTCCGCCGTCTGAACAGGGAGAACTCGAGCTCGCGACGGCGGGATTTGGACAAGGAATCGCGGTGACGCCGATGCAACAGATTATGGCCATGGACGCGATTGCGAACGGTGGGCGGCTGATGCGGCCGTACATCATCAGCAAGGTGATCTCGCCCTCGGGCAAGGTGATTCGGGAGAATCGCCCGACGGTGATTCGGCAGGGATTTCTGCCGGAGAGCGTCATCGAAGCGGTTCGGGACACGATGGTGCTCGACGTCTCCGATCCAAAGCATGGCATCGATACGGGGGCCGCGATTCCAGGCTATGAGGTAGCAGGCAAGACGGGCACGGCCCAAATTGTGAATCCGGCGACCGGCGCGTACTACCAAAACAAGTTTGAGACCTCCTTCATCGGGTTCGTGCCCGCACAGGACCCCAAGGTTGTGGTGTACGTCACGGTGTACGATCCGCAGGTAGCGCCGGACGAAGCGTGGGGAAGCACGGTGGCCATTCCGATTGCGCGGGCCATCATGCAGGAGTGCCTGAACTACTATCACATTCCGCCGACGGGTGCCGTGAAATCCCTTCAGTCCGAGCCTGGTCAGGGCCAGGTGTCGTACGTGGAGACGCCGAATCTGGTCGGAATGTCGCAGACGGAGGCGGAGGCTGCGCTCGCACAGGATGGGCTGCAAGGGATGTTCGCCGGGTCGAGCGGCGTGATCGAGCGGCAATGGCCAGCGCCCGGCGTGGAGGTGCCGCGGGGCTCGAAGCTGTACGCGTTGCTCGCCAATCACGAGTCGGCTACCTTGACCATGCCGGATTTGACGGGCCTGACGCTTCGGGAAGCGGCCAACTTGCTCGCCGCGATGGGTTTGGACGTCTCGACGTCGGGGTCGGGCTACGTCGTGAGTCAGTCCGTTCCTCCGGGGGCACGCGTGAAGGCGGGCGACACCGTCGAGATTCGGTTATCTCCCAAGGGCTGA
- the ymfI gene encoding elongation factor P 5-aminopentanone reductase, giving the protein MARRELSERVAIVSGASGGIGRAIAVELATQGAKVVCGYFRGRERAERTVAQCAALGAEALAVQADLSNETGAEALVTAATQLGTPTLVVHAAGRDLRSLAHEMSSAAWRQVIDEHLSSAFYLARAAFPHLRRSRQAACVFVSSVYALHGAAMEAAYAAAKGGVIAWMKSLAREWASIPVRVNAVAPGPIETRMLHHLDAEEHEALRGEIPLGRIGRPEDVAAAASFLLSPRASYITGQILRVDGGWMS; this is encoded by the coding sequence ATGGCGAGAAGGGAGCTTTCGGAACGAGTAGCCATCGTGTCGGGCGCTTCGGGTGGGATTGGGCGCGCCATCGCGGTCGAGCTGGCAACCCAAGGCGCGAAGGTGGTTTGCGGATATTTCAGGGGAAGGGAACGCGCGGAACGAACCGTGGCGCAGTGCGCGGCGCTTGGCGCGGAGGCGCTCGCGGTTCAAGCCGATCTGTCGAACGAAACGGGCGCCGAAGCGCTTGTGACTGCAGCGACGCAACTTGGCACACCGACGCTGGTCGTTCACGCCGCGGGCAGGGACCTGCGGTCACTGGCGCACGAGATGTCTTCCGCGGCGTGGCGCCAAGTCATCGATGAGCACCTCTCTTCCGCGTTCTACCTTGCGCGAGCCGCATTCCCGCATCTGCGGCGGTCTCGCCAGGCGGCGTGCGTCTTCGTGTCGTCCGTCTACGCGCTCCACGGCGCAGCCATGGAAGCGGCGTACGCAGCTGCCAAGGGCGGCGTGATCGCCTGGATGAAGTCACTGGCGCGCGAGTGGGCGTCCATTCCCGTGCGCGTCAACGCGGTCGCGCCGGGCCCCATTGAAACGAGGATGCTCCATCACCTGGACGCCGAGGAGCACGAAGCGCTCCGAGGAGAAATTCCGCTTGGGCGAATCGGGCGACCCGAAGACGTGGCCGCGGCCGCCTCGTTTCTCTTGAGCCCGCGGGCTTCCTACATCACGGGTCAGATTCTCAGGGTCGACGGAGGCTGGATGAGCTAG
- the mraZ gene encoding division/cell wall cluster transcriptional repressor MraZ produces the protein MFMGEYEHSLDSKGRLTIPAKFRDGLGDSFIVTRGLDQCLFAYPLDEWRALEQKLKSLPMTRSDARAFVRFFFSGASECEVDKQGRILLPPKLREYAKLEKECTLIGVSNRVEIWNTEVWEHYSSDAERSFAEIAENLVDFSF, from the coding sequence TTGTTCATGGGTGAGTACGAACATTCCCTCGACAGCAAAGGGCGGCTGACCATCCCGGCAAAGTTTCGGGATGGATTGGGGGATTCGTTCATCGTCACCCGCGGCCTGGATCAGTGCCTGTTCGCCTATCCGCTCGACGAGTGGCGCGCGCTCGAACAAAAGCTGAAGTCTCTCCCCATGACGCGATCGGACGCGAGAGCCTTCGTGCGCTTCTTCTTTTCGGGCGCGTCCGAGTGCGAGGTCGACAAGCAAGGCCGCATTCTCCTGCCTCCGAAGCTGCGCGAGTACGCGAAGCTTGAGAAGGAGTGCACGCTGATCGGGGTGTCGAATCGAGTCGAAATTTGGAACACAGAAGTCTGGGAACACTATTCGAGCGACGCGGAGCGGTCGTTTGCGGAGATTGCGGAGAACCTCGTCGACTTTTCGTTCTGA
- the rsmH gene encoding 16S rRNA (cytosine(1402)-N(4))-methyltransferase RsmH → MEFAHETVLLEEAVEALRPRSGGVYVDATLGGGGHTARLLERSAPDGIVMAFDQDETAIEHAKSLKQKFPGRLTVVKANFAEMEEHLRALGVTAVDGVLFDLGVSSPQFDVPERGFSYWHEGPLDMRMDRRQPLTAREVVNEWDERELARIIREYGEERFATAIARAIARARSKRPIETTTELAEIVKGAIPAAARRAGPHPARRTFQAIRIAVNDELGVLERGVEAAFRILRPGGRLSVITFHSLEDRAVKRLFQTWAQGCVCPPEFPVCQCGRKPLGRMVLRKPVTPSSEELERNPRARSAKLRAFEKLDHGER, encoded by the coding sequence TTGGAATTTGCCCACGAGACGGTGTTGTTGGAAGAGGCTGTTGAAGCGCTGCGGCCACGGTCCGGCGGCGTCTACGTGGATGCCACGCTGGGAGGAGGAGGCCATACCGCCCGCCTTCTCGAGCGTTCCGCACCCGACGGCATCGTGATGGCGTTTGATCAAGACGAAACGGCCATCGAACACGCCAAATCGCTGAAGCAAAAGTTTCCCGGTCGCCTCACAGTGGTCAAGGCGAATTTTGCCGAGATGGAGGAACACCTCCGGGCGCTTGGCGTGACGGCGGTCGACGGCGTCCTGTTCGATCTCGGCGTATCGTCACCTCAGTTTGATGTCCCGGAGCGAGGGTTCAGCTACTGGCATGAAGGCCCGCTCGACATGCGCATGGATCGGCGCCAGCCTCTCACTGCGCGCGAGGTCGTCAACGAGTGGGATGAGCGGGAACTAGCGCGCATCATCCGGGAGTACGGCGAGGAGAGGTTTGCGACGGCCATTGCGCGCGCCATCGCGCGGGCGAGGTCGAAAAGGCCCATCGAGACCACGACGGAGCTGGCCGAGATTGTCAAGGGTGCCATTCCGGCTGCCGCGCGGCGCGCCGGCCCGCATCCCGCGCGTCGTACCTTCCAAGCCATCCGCATCGCGGTGAACGATGAACTTGGCGTCTTGGAGCGCGGCGTAGAGGCGGCTTTTCGCATCTTGAGGCCCGGGGGACGGCTTTCGGTCATCACCTTCCATTCGCTTGAGGACCGAGCCGTCAAGCGGCTGTTTCAGACGTGGGCGCAGGGCTGCGTTTGTCCGCCGGAATTCCCGGTGTGTCAATGTGGCCGCAAACCTTTAGGACGTATGGTGTTGCGAAAGCCCGTGACGCCTTCGAGCGAGGAGTTGGAACGCAATCCGCGCGCGCGATCGGCGAAGCTGCGCGCTTTCGAAAAGCTGGATCATGGGGAGCGATGA
- a CDS encoding septum formation initiator family protein — translation MSAVQQELRTRREAWGHTTPGRERDAREAERRAARRRLWNRVSFALCCIVSFGAVWWVAAKGAEIYELNDEHAKLQAAIAAQQAVNANLQMQVSELEQPAHILDVAINKLHMVYKNPVMIPTQGNGE, via the coding sequence ATGTCTGCCGTACAACAGGAACTTCGCACGCGTCGCGAGGCGTGGGGGCACACGACGCCGGGGCGTGAACGGGATGCGCGAGAGGCGGAGCGGCGCGCCGCGCGCCGGCGTCTCTGGAACCGGGTGAGCTTCGCGTTGTGCTGTATCGTCAGCTTCGGAGCCGTATGGTGGGTCGCTGCCAAGGGGGCCGAGATCTACGAGCTGAACGACGAGCACGCGAAGCTCCAGGCGGCCATTGCCGCGCAGCAAGCGGTCAACGCCAACCTTCAAATGCAGGTGTCGGAGCTCGAGCAGCCCGCGCATATTCTGGATGTCGCCATCAACAAGTTGCACATGGTCTACAAAAATCCGGTGATGATTCCGACGCAGGGGAACGGCGAGTGA